DNA from Prevotella sp. oral taxon 299 str. F0039:
GTAATGGCAAAAGAGTAATTACGGAGAAGATAAGTCTTCCTGGTTACGTTTTTGTTGAAGCTGTTTTAAAAGGTGACGTAGCCCATACATTGAGATTTATTCCTAATGTGTTAGGGTTTTTAGGTGGTTTAGATAATCCTTCACCCGTTCCACAGGCGGAGATAAATCGCATGCTTGGCACAGCGGAAGAAACCGAAGTTGCGGATGAAATCAATATCCCTTACGAGGTGAATGAAACTGTAAAAGTTACCGATGGACCTTTTAGTGGATTCAGTGGA
Protein-coding regions in this window:
- the nusG gene encoding transcription termination/antitermination protein NusG, translated to MAEIGKNWYVLRAVSGKEAKVKEYIEAEIKHNTLLSSYVSQVLIPLEKHASLRNGKRVITEKISLPGYVFVEAVLKGDVAHTLRFIPNVLGFLGGLDNPSPVPQAEINRMLGTAEETEVADEINIPYEVNETVKVTDGPFSGFSGVIEEVNSEKHKLKVMVKIFGRKTPLELSFMQVEKEG